The Gemmatimonadaceae bacterium nucleotide sequence GGCCACATGGGAAGCGGCACAGCACGAAGCCGAGGGGCGGCGGCTCAGCGCCGCGCGCTACCTGGCGGAACTGACGGCCACACCGGCCGTCCGCCCCGTGCTCGTCGACGCCAACGGCGTGGGCGGGTACCTACGCTTTCCGTTGTTCACCGCGCGGGGCATGGAGGGATTCGCGTCGCCGGAGCGTGCTCGCCGCCTTGGCATCACCCCCGGGTATCCGGCGCCGCTCCCCCAGTTGGGGGCTGTCCTGACATCTCTGGCCGAGCCGTCCCGGTCGCGACGGTTCCCGGGGGCCGAGGCGCTGTCGCGCCAACTCGTCACGATGCCCACGCACTCGTTCGTAAGGCCGGAGGAACAGCGCGAGATCCTGCGGCTGGTGCACGGGTACCAGCTCTAACGCGCCGCGAGCCTCTCGGCGTACAGGGCGGCGTACCGTTCCAGGGTCCGATCGAAGTGAAAGTCCGCCGCTGCCCGACGCTCTGCGTTCTTTCCCAGTCGCGCCGCTTCGTCCGGATCGCGCATGATCCGGGCAATGGCAGCCGCGAGCGCGGCCGCGTCCGCGGGCGGAACCACGATGCCGGCGTCGGGCTCGAGCACCGCGCGCACTTCGCCCACGTCGGTGGCGACGATCGGCAGGCCGCTGAACATCGCCTCGAGCAGCGCAAGCGGTAGCCCCTCGGACAGCGATGGCAGGACGAAGGCATTGGCCGCGGCCAGCAGCCCGCCAATATCGGAGCGAAAACCCAGCAGGTGGACGCGGTGTGCGATGCCCAGAGCGGCCGCGCGCGCCCGGAGCGCCGGCTCTTCGCCCCCCCGGCCGGCGATCGCCACGTGCACCGCGGGGTGGGCGCCGGCCACTTCGGCCAGCGCATCGAGCA carries:
- a CDS encoding glycosyltransferase; translated protein: DLRLPPGAVRVIPNGVLPAPRGQASVRQELGLAPTDRLVLSVGNLYEVKGHRYLLDALAEVAGAHPAVHVAIAGRGGEEPALRARAAALGIAHRVHLLGFRSDIGGLLAAANAFVLPSLSEGLPLALLEAMFSGLPIVATDVGEVRAVLEPDAGIVVPPADAAALAAAIARIMRDPDEAARLGKNAERRAAADFHFDRTLERYAALYAERLAAR